A window of Corvus hawaiiensis isolate bCorHaw1 chromosome 15, bCorHaw1.pri.cur, whole genome shotgun sequence genomic DNA:
TCATTTCCTTAcagcctgggaagggctggagtaGCTACTGAGTGCTGCAGTGTATTCCTGGGCCAGATCAAGGGAGGAAGTCTTACCACAACACACCAGTGACACAATCAAAAATCTTTGGTTTTGGCTGTTCtcccatttttctttgttatccTTGCATCCCTGTTAATCTTCTGGGATACTACTAGCTCCTCAGGAAATAAGggcatttttcttctcaagaaCTTAGCTTTGCTTGATGGCCAACACATGAAGGATggagcaggacaggacagggcaCAGAGAGTAAATGTTTTACACTTTTACCACTGAGCTGCAAGTGGACGGGATTTGGTGTTGTCAGCATCATATTCTGCCACTCTCCAACTGTACAAGGTTCACTTCACCTTTTATTTCAGATGGAAAGAGACTCTGGATATTCCtccactgctgagctgcagaagCAGGTAAAGGCTCAAGGTCATCTTTTAAAGGAAGCGTTATGCAGATGCTTTGGAAGGCTGGATGTGTTGAATCATCTTCTAAGAGAAGTGACAGACATCCTCATTCCAAACATTTTAGTGCAATTAGGAGCTCACCTCTTATCACTAAAGCAACATTTCCCCAGCATTTTTCCCTTCCAGTGGACTGCAGCTACAGCAGCAAGTGGGGAAGGGCCTGTTATCTTTGCTTGCATGGCAAGAACCCACCACAGTCCCCCATAACCAGAAGCTGTGCCACCTCATTGGGCCTGGTCCTCAGAGTGGTCCTGCTAAACACTTACTTCCCAGCTGATGTGCCCCAGTCTCTTTAccttgccagcagcagccctgtccTGCACTTAAGGAATTTGCCAACTTCTACAAGCACTTTAAGAACAAGAACTAGCAATTTAAGAGCAAGAACTCAAGCAATCCATGAATTAGTTTGGAAACTACTGTGCCATAGCTGTTGGCATGAGAAGAAGCAGGGTGTTAAGCACTTGGACTTGAtgaacaagatttttttttctatgtaaaCTTCTCTGCTTCTACTGCTCGTGTAATTATACTGTGTGGGATTCATATAATCACTTCATCACATGCAATAAAAACACAGGCTTAAAACAAGACATATCCTAGCCAAAGGGCTTTTAAAATAGATGAAGTGCTGAGCTTTAGCTCCTCTCTGTCCTGTCTCAAAGCACAACATGCACAGTGTCTGTGAGTATTATGAGTTACTAATGTTTGAAACTCTTGAGCTGGAGGATGCTAAAGCAACTGAAACTTTATTTGGTCTAACTGAAATATCTGACACTTGTAAGACAGAATTTTTGTTTGGTATGCTCTCTCATCATCCCAGGAGAAAAAGGATTTATAGGATACAAGTCTGTTAAAAAGCTCAAAGCTTTTCATAGCTTCTGTAACCTTTTTTTCTAAGGACTATGTAAGTGATGGTCCAGGGTCTAAAGGTTAAGAAAGTCTTACATCAGTATACATAGGGCATAATATGGATGCAACTGAAAGAGTGGAATTGCTAAGAGAGCAAATCTCTGGTCCAGGATCCAGCAGGCACTATCTGAtgctggaggagaggctttTGCCAGCCTGGCATTTGCACTTCAGTACACCCAGTGATAACAGTGGCAGCTGATTGCACTGCTCTCAAATAAATCCAGAGGGTTCACAAACATCAGACTGTAGGGCAAGAGTCATGGCAAGTTACTTCATCCCTGGCTGCTTTTtcgattaaaaaaaaagagagagagaaggaggtgATAGGAGGAAATGATTGGTTGGTTGTTTTAATAGTGAATGTTTCAGTGCTAATGAGCAAAGTTCTGTCCTGGGACAAATAAATATTGCTCATAAGTCCTGGGCCACGTTTAATGTACTGTAACTGTTACAGAATCTAAAAGCCATGTAAAGAGGATTCCTTTATATTGCATTACCCTAAACCACCTGCATTTGGCATTTCTCAGAGCTGCCTCTCTTGTTTGTCCTCTCTGACAGGAGGTGAGCAGGACAGCAGCTATGAATCACACTGTTTTTACTACAGTGTGTTTGTGCAGCACAACACCACAGTTAAAAAACAGGAAGGACAGAGGAATGAAGAAGACAATAGCTGGTTAATTATACTGTATCATTTTTGAATtgcattgattttttaaaaaacatttatattGCAGATAAATATAATTCATATTCACTCatgaaaaccaaattaattGCACTCCAGAACCAATTCCAACTTGGACTACTCTAAAAGACAGATAATTAGTTATAAATTTGTTGTGTATTTGCTAAACAACTtcattttgaatatttaaatattcaaatatattgAATACTGCTTTTTGAACGTACTTATTCCTGTTAGCCAGGTCATCTGAACACAGCAGTTCTTGACTGCTGTGGGGAGAAAAcactgcatcttgggagggagAAAATACTGAGGGAGGAAGGTGCTGAGATGGAGCAACATTCCTTATCGGCAGGTGTTCCTTTCCCACAGCTCTGAGTTATCCAGAAGCCCCTTGAGTTATAGCCCTCCAGGTACTGAGCAGCatgccaaataaaaaaaaagagggaaaaaatcagtggtcctttctctccctttggTTATTCCAGAGAAATTCCACATCAGCCATGCATCAGGTCTCTGTAAGCATGGCAGATGGATGTGTGTGTACTCCCCCCTCCATTACACACCGTATCCCACAACAGCTTTGTTATTGTGTTCTTCAGAGTGTGTGAAGCAAAACAGGCCATCACAAGACTGCCTTCGTCATTTCAAATACCAAAAATGccagggcaggacacagcagcaCGTGCTTACTCTTGTTGCTTCTCACAGGGAGAGAAGCTCTGGGATGCCTTGAAGATCAGTGCCTATGTCTTCAGTACAGGCCTGCTCATGTTCACTGCCTTAGTGAACTCTGTTTCTTGGTAAGAATGTTCAAACAAAACAGCTTGAGGAGAAACTTTTCtgtggaaagggggaaaggcggATGGAAAGATGGGCAACCAAGAACTGTTATTCCCACAGGTTTATGCAGAATATAACTTTAGGCAATTTCTGGCAAACAGCATGGCTGGAGTTCTACAACTATATGGAAGGAGATGAGTGGACAATCTTCCTCTTTGGTGAGTTTTAACAATGCTCCTCAGGAGAAACCATCTATGTATTACATATAAAAGGGGGACATGGACAAGGTTCCTGAACTCACTAATCCTCCCACTGACAAGCACTGGCTTGGAAGCCACCCACAGCTGATGTGGTGCAGCTGTTCTGCTTTTGGATGGGGTCATCATCAGAACCCTGTACAGATTAAAAATCTGatctttttgctgctgctgaagtggcTTCCCTGTGAAGACACTTTGCTCCTGTGAGAACCGAATGACTCAGTAGAACTAATTACTAAAAATGTAAGTAAAATCAGTGAATTTTACTCTTGCTGTAGTACTTACAAAACTCTCTTCTGTGATTAACAGCTGGTGAACAGAATTGGTAGGACCTTGCAAGGTGCTAGAGATCAACTCAACTTTATCCTacttgcatttaaaagaaacagagacCTCCCAGCCACCTAGAAAAGCCTTTTCTTAGCTTCAGTTATGTCAAGTTTCAACCTCTGAGACATTTGTCTGCTCTAACCTCCTTCCCATTCTTTAATCTTACCTGAGTGTCAGAACTCACCCATATTCCATTTTTAAGCATCTTGGGGCAGGGGATGTGCACTTGGCACATCTGGGTCCCAGCAAGGTCCTCTGGGTACTATGCCAGTGTATTTTGTTCCTGATTTAGCCATTGCTTTCAATTCATTCACACATCTCTGCCCTTTCCTCATGCCACAGGGGCTGCATTggtgcctgcacttgctttctGGGGCTTCAATGGAATCCTTCTGGTGGCTGATATAACAGGAAAGCCAACTTTCATTACTCGCTATCGCATTCAGCTGGGCAAGAATGATCCTGTAAGTACTTCTCACTCTGCCTTTTCTGCTGGCTAAACACTTCCTGCAGTCTCTTAGGCCAGGAATGGGGAGAAGAAcctgttctgcttttctcttgcaACCAGATAGGATTCCAGGAGGATCAAGCCAAGTCTTGTATACCCACTGCAGGGAGGAAGGCAGATCCTGTAATGAGGCTACTGATCAGATCTGCATTGACTGCTTGTTAAAGAGCTGATCCCAAAACTAACTGCCTACAAATCTTAAAGCTTTTCATCCTTCCAACTGAAACTGCATCACTTCTTTCTTAGCCTCAAGTCCTGACTTCTCTTTTGCAGGTGGACACAAAGAAACTGTGGAAAGCCATCTACACGGCGCTGGGTAATCAGTTCTTTATCTCCTTTCCCATGCTTGTGCCCATGTTCTACATCATGAAATCGTGGGGCAACACCTTCAGCGAGGAATTACCAACCTTCCAGTGGTTTCTTGTGGAGCTAAGCATTTTTACTGTAGTAGAGGAAATTCTCTTCTATTATACACACAGGTGAGCTGAGCACAGGAACAGGACTCTCGATTTTCCTCCATGCCTTTAAGCTTATGCTCATATCCTACAACAGCAATAATCCTCGTCCCTCTCTTCCACCAATCTTGTATTTATGTGGGAAATCTTACAGGTCCTGAAATCCCCCCTCACAACATGAGGCCTTGGTGCTGCCAGTAAACAAAAATGTGTAGAATTTTAAAGGCGGAAAAGCTTAAAACACGAAGAAACATGCAGTTTTGCACAGAAGCTGTAACCCAGCATTCTTTGAAAAGAACAAGACTGGCTGTCCTGAAAGAAAATATCTCAGGGATCAGTGACTGATCTCCGTTCCCTTGTACAGCACCTACAAATCAGGGCCTGGCTCCCAACAGTGCAGGATTTCCAAGCACTGACACCAACATTGGAGGACAGAACTAAAGCAAGGAAGACGGAAGCCTGTGCAGAAGCAAGCACAGTACACTCAGAAATATGTAGGTTTCCCTTTAGGACAAATGCACCCAAAAAATGTAAATGCCATTTTTTACAAAGGACCTGCAGAAGTGAAAATTGTGATTCTTTGAcagtttccagcagaaaaagtcAAACCGGTGAAAATACAAAGTGAGTCTTCCCCTAAGTAGTACTCCCAGATCTGAATAAATAAGTAATTCAGGGACTTTGATTTATGGGATTTATCTGGACTGTGTTTAACATCAGCCACCGGACACATTAATTAAGGGCCCAATACAAAGAGAGCAAAGGAGGCAAGGAGTCCTACACTCTCACTGCCAGCTGCTCTGAAATCTTTATGTTAGAGGAGACACGAGCAAGTCCCCTGTAGAAATTCTGTGTTCTGTTACTCCTTTCTTGCAGAGCTTAAAACCTGCCTTTCTCTGTTTGCTCTACCTAGGCTTGTTCACCACCCAGTCCTGTATAAGTACATTCACAAGAAGCATCACGAGTGGACAGCCCCCATCGGTGTGGTCTCCATTTATGCTCACCCAATAGAACACATAGTAAGTGGATTCTCCCATGGTCACCCTCCAGTTGCTGTGTGGAGTGTGATTTCCATGGGATGAGGTGGAATGGTAAGAGAAGAGAAGCAAATGTGCCCTTAGAGGCTTCTTCCTTAGGAAGAGGAAGCTGAGCTGCATTGCCGAGAAGCTCGGATCTAGGAGGGTTGCAGTAATTGTGTATACTGGACTCCAGTAGCTTTAAAAGCACAGATCCAAGGGCCTCCACTAGATAAGAAACTGACTGGACAGGGCTTCCATGAGCCCCAAGAGGCCTGGGAGCACAGACAGTGTTTTTAGCAAGAGATCTGACACACAGTCTGAGTAATTGTGTGGACTCAGAATTCTGTCAGGATTTTTGTGCTGGTGGCTGGGATCAGTATTTGCAAGGAGCGTATCCCAACACTCCTCCAGCTGAGACTTCTCAGGAAAACACATACTTCAAAAGATTCCACTTACAAATTCTATCTCCTGTTACCAATAGTCCTGGGCTGCAACACCAGCTCTGAGGGTCTCCCCAGCTGACAGTCTTTGGGCAGTATAATGAttgaggagcccagctgagccatgcTGGTGCAGGCAGCTGGGTCTGGGCAGCCAGAGCCATTTGTGCCCCGGGCAGGAAGTGATGCAGCTGGGTTTTTCACATTGCCATGTGTGTCTGCAGGCCATGCCCTTTCACAGCAAGGTTTCCCAGGAGCAGCTTCAGCATCATTCCAAGGTGAACCTGAAATTTACACCTCAGATTCCAGGGTGATTTACTGGAATCATGCTGCCCTCACACCCACGGTTCGGTGTCATGTCTAACTTCTACTGCAGGCTTGGGGAGCTTGGGCTATGACAATGGTTTGCAGTTAGTAGAACTCTCTTATCTCTATTACTACTTTTGGGATTATTGCCTAACTTTAGTAAGGTGTTTGCAGAGGGATCTTCCCTTTACACTGCACAAAACAAGTGTGATGGATCACCAGGTGACAAAATTCAGCTCCTAGAGGAGAGTCTGCTGGTTGTGGACCCATTAATGAGGTAGTTTCTTCTCATTTCCAGATCTCCAACACTCTGCCTGTCATGACTGGCCCGATGATCATGGGATCTCATATTGTTTCAATCTCAGCATGGTTCTCCCTCGCTCTGGTAACAACAAGCATTTCTCACTGTGGCTACCACCTGCCCTTCCTGCCATCTCCAGAGTTCCATGACTTCCACCACCTCAAGTATGTCTGGGCACTGCTCAGCTTCccattctccttcctctcctgcctgtgccctggCACCGACAGGAAAAGCTCCTTTCTGAGGGTCAAGTGGGTCTGCTGAAGTCAtgcaccagcagagcagctctgcagttcaCCTGAGAGCAGGCTGAGTGCTGCCAGTTCTTACAGCAGTTAAATGGAGATTGGGATTTCAAGGGATTCCAGCCCTGTTAAGGACAGTTCTCTGCAAGGCTCTTCCTAGAAGTTTAGAAGACGCTTCATGTGATCTAAAGACAGAGCAAGGGCAAGTCACACAGTGAAATAAGCAAGCCTGCCTGTCTGTCCCTCTCCCATACCCTGGGATTAGTAACACTGATCAGATTACACTTTGCCCAGCCAATCACCATTAACCCTTCCTGACAGAGATTCTCAGCCTGTTGTGCTGGAGAGAGAGCAGTTGCAGCAGGTTGTTCGAGGATACATACccaagcagcagagaaacattCCCATCTCCCAGTGGGCACTACATTCAGACATACTCCCC
This region includes:
- the FAXDC2 gene encoding fatty acid hydroxylase domain-containing protein 2 isoform X1 — protein: MQSFSRFESALLDTGTSGASAFQLIYSSSLKRCKKSTPKRLPSIIKMERDSGYSSTAELQKQGEKLWDALKISAYVFSTGLLMFTALVNSVSWFMQNITLGNFWQTAWLEFYNYMEGDEWTIFLFGAALVPALAFWGFNGILLVADITGKPTFITRYRIQLGKNDPVDTKKLWKAIYTALGNQFFISFPMLVPMFYIMKSWGNTFSEELPTFQWFLVELSIFTVVEEILFYYTHRLVHHPVLYKYIHKKHHEWTAPIGVVSIYAHPIEHIISNTLPVMTGPMIMGSHIVSISAWFSLALVTTSISHCGYHLPFLPSPEFHDFHHLKFNQCYGVLGVLDFLHGTDRVFRQTKAFERHKVLLGLTPLSESIPELPKKAE
- the FAXDC2 gene encoding fatty acid hydroxylase domain-containing protein 2 isoform X2, with translation MERDSGYSSTAELQKQGEKLWDALKISAYVFSTGLLMFTALVNSVSWFMQNITLGNFWQTAWLEFYNYMEGDEWTIFLFGAALVPALAFWGFNGILLVADITGKPTFITRYRIQLGKNDPVDTKKLWKAIYTALGNQFFISFPMLVPMFYIMKSWGNTFSEELPTFQWFLVELSIFTVVEEILFYYTHRLVHHPVLYKYIHKKHHEWTAPIGVVSIYAHPIEHIISNTLPVMTGPMIMGSHIVSISAWFSLALVTTSISHCGYHLPFLPSPEFHDFHHLKFNQCYGVLGVLDFLHGTDRVFRQTKAFERHKVLLGLTPLSESIPELPKKAE